Genomic window (Arachis hypogaea cultivar Tifrunner chromosome 13, arahy.Tifrunner.gnm2.J5K5, whole genome shotgun sequence):
GAAACCTTTTTGCCGATAGGGTACGGTTATTAGCTTTAATTAACTTGCTGCTTTCCTATATAGAAGGatgtaaaaataacaataaatgtGGATGCAgatatttgatttatttgattcgggaAAGGATGGGGTGATAGAGTTTGGAGAGTTTGTTAGAGGACTCAGCGTGTTCCATCCTGCAGCGCTCCAACCACAAAAAGCAGCTTGTATGTAATGATatcaataacatcatcaattaatctaTTCTTCATCTCCAtatatctctttaatttctctatcTAAGATCCATGAATATACACGTGGCATGCAGTTGCATTTCGGCTCCACGATATACGGCAAAGTGGCTTTATTGAACGCGACGAGGTAGGGAATAATTTCCAATAAGGTGCTGTTTTCGTGAAAATATCTTCAATGCGAAGATGATATTGCGAACGGTATAAGTAACCACCGAATAATAAACAAGCTCATTGACAACTGTATACATGTATCTTGGTTATTACTTATTACTGATTATCATGAATGTGGAAGGTAAGAGAGATGATTGTGGCACTACTAAGCGAGTCCCAATTGGTGTTTTCTGATGACATAATTCAGCTCATAATCGATAAGGTATGTACTGTACtgccctttctttttcctttttccccCTCTTTCCCCCTCTAACTTCAGATTAATTACTAGATCACCTAATTGTCATATTAAACCTTTCACAAAGCTCtgtatatatatgttataaaACATAGCATGCAAATATATATGTGTATAGGCTTTTCAAGAAGCAGATCTCAAAGGAGATGGTAAAATTGATCCAGACGAGTGGCAACAATTTGTGGCTCGAAATCCATCTTTATTGAGGAATATGACAATTCCACATTTGAAGtatatatttaattagttttcCCATGGCGCCACTTTACTTTCTCACTCTCGCTTTATGACATTTTTTCAAATTAGAACTAATTAACTGTCAATGTGTAATTTGCAGGGACCTTAATAAGGAGTTTCGTAATTTTGAATCAAGTTCAGACTTTATTGAAGATGATATAAGAAACCTCTGAGAATCTTTTGAGTTCAGACTACGTACTCAGAACAAGGAAGAATAGTTTTTGCAGTCTCAGCAATATAATGAGAGAGATAAGTGTCCAGTAACGTTATTAACACATAAGTCAATGAAGAGGAGACCATTCTTAGAAGCTGTAGCGAAGTAGCATTAGACTATTTCAGAATTAAATGTGACATAATAGAAGTCTTAGATTAATCAAAAGCACTAGTGAGTACAGGTGGGAATTCCCGTTACAATAGAAACAAAACTTGTAATAAAGAGAAACTTGTGAGGTTCACCGTCAAcctaaatttcttttttattcattgaataaaaattttacctgccttagatttaaaaaaaattaagactaTCAAATGGGTCAGCCTGACCTACTTTAGGTCAGTCCATTTAAGTCCACAAATTAAATTAGATGACCCGTTTAAACTTCACTACAAGAAAGTTTTAGAATAGCGACTGATTTTAGTGACcgaaaatagcaattgatttagCAACGGAT
Coding sequences:
- the LOC112732421 gene encoding calcineurin B-like protein 4; this translates as MNTEVTLDGTIDINILRSIYQSLVWMGCSFSKQRQRLIGHHKQEEDPAAVLAAQTCFDLCDIEALYELFKKLSSSIVDDGLISKEEFQLGLFGNSKKRNLFADRIFDLFDSGKDGVIEFGEFVRGLSVFHPAALQPQKAAFAFRLHDIRQSGFIERDEVREMIVALLSESQLVFSDDIIQLIIDKAFQEADLKGDGKIDPDEWQQFVARNPSLLRNMTIPHLKDLNKEFRNFESSSDFIEDDIRNL